A part of Kitasatospora acidiphila genomic DNA contains:
- a CDS encoding methyltransferase domain-containing protein encodes MPTRIYHDGEWIDRATGPSRWSELACSDLPLVTQLYEGTDTPSSSSSMPTVVATMLRHLDAADGMRVLEVGTGTGWTAGLLSRRLGAVNVVSIEVDAALAADARARLGALGLRPRVVVGDGMLGHPAGAPFQRLHLTAAVQQLPAALIEQCEPGAVILAPYGTAFCNGALARLTVAADGKSASGPFVADVAFMWVRNQRPCSGAFDIEDVRYSRSEIDPATIADNTDASFAIGLRMPYLFRQSIWASYDRYGTGRFEIWDGVSYAHCRLADWQGEHAVSQSGPRNLWDEVTAAYRWWQRHGGPDLSRLGLTVTTAGEHRAWLDDPNHVMR; translated from the coding sequence ATGCCAACGCGGATCTACCACGACGGCGAGTGGATCGACCGCGCGACCGGACCGAGCCGGTGGTCGGAACTGGCTTGCTCGGATCTGCCGTTGGTCACCCAGCTGTACGAGGGGACCGACACCCCGTCCTCGTCCAGCTCCATGCCCACCGTCGTGGCCACGATGCTCCGCCACCTGGACGCGGCTGACGGAATGCGCGTCCTGGAAGTGGGCACCGGGACGGGATGGACGGCGGGCCTGCTGTCCCGCCGGCTAGGCGCCGTCAACGTCGTCAGCATCGAGGTGGACGCCGCCCTCGCCGCCGACGCGCGAGCCCGGCTCGGCGCGCTCGGCCTGCGGCCCCGGGTGGTGGTCGGGGACGGCATGCTCGGCCACCCTGCTGGGGCACCGTTCCAGCGACTGCACCTGACAGCCGCGGTTCAGCAGCTGCCCGCCGCCCTGATCGAGCAGTGCGAACCGGGCGCGGTGATCCTGGCTCCCTACGGCACGGCCTTCTGCAACGGGGCGTTGGCTCGGCTCACCGTCGCTGCGGACGGCAAGTCGGCCAGCGGTCCGTTCGTGGCGGACGTAGCGTTCATGTGGGTCCGCAACCAGCGGCCCTGCAGCGGCGCTTTCGACATCGAGGACGTACGCTACAGCCGTTCGGAGATCGACCCGGCAACCATTGCCGACAATACCGACGCGTCGTTCGCGATCGGCCTGCGGATGCCCTACCTGTTCCGGCAGAGCATCTGGGCCTCCTACGACCGGTACGGCACGGGCCGGTTCGAGATCTGGGACGGAGTGTCGTACGCCCACTGCCGCCTCGCCGACTGGCAGGGGGAACACGCCGTCTCCCAGTCCGGTCCCCGAAACCTGTGGGACGAGGTGACGGCTGCATACCGCTGGTGGCAGCGGCATGGCGGACCGGACCTGTCCCGACTCGGTCTGACGGTCACCACGGCGGGCGAACACCGGGCCTGGCTGGACGACCCGAACCACGTCATGCGCTGA
- a CDS encoding alpha/beta hydrolase, which translates to MTVRNGRTTFLLTVGAAATLVSALTPAAAFAAPRDPLQQYAQQKPHWQRCAPGSPAAFQCATLKVPLDYGDPGGRKIDLVISRIEAGSTKERHGALLLNLGGPGGAGLDMPLSVGTLLPAAVQRQYDLIGFDPRGVGQSSPLGCGLTDDEQNWEHAYTDRTFAKDVAWARTVADKCQAKEGDTLPYITTRNTARDLDVIRAVLGEKKISYLGYSYGTYLGAVYTQMFPQRADRVVLDSAVDPTTIWRGTFQGWAKGAELDFTRWTKWAAERNATYRLGATPAKVRKTFWDLVAQADRKPIPTVGAPLTGDDLRLGYDAFVHVETATPWIAELKEAAAVGKPAPAGPTTPTPYPAPPTFAHSVPADNAGVAAWAIFCGDTSSWPRDPEQYRRDASRDKARYPLYGDAGSNIQPCAFWKSAGSEPTTVVNNDASVLILQNQWDSRTPLAMAQGMHRALRGSRMVTVAGGEGHGVLGVTKSCADASATAYLTTGRLPAEDQTCSS; encoded by the coding sequence ATGACTGTGCGAAACGGCCGAACAACCTTCCTGCTGACCGTCGGCGCCGCGGCGACCTTGGTCTCGGCGCTCACTCCTGCGGCGGCCTTCGCCGCGCCCCGGGACCCGCTGCAGCAGTACGCGCAGCAGAAGCCCCACTGGCAGCGCTGCGCCCCGGGCAGCCCCGCCGCCTTCCAGTGCGCGACGCTCAAGGTGCCGTTGGACTACGGCGATCCCGGCGGTCGGAAGATCGACCTCGTGATATCCCGGATCGAGGCGGGCAGTACGAAGGAGCGGCACGGCGCCCTGCTGCTCAACCTCGGTGGCCCGGGCGGTGCGGGGCTGGACATGCCCCTCTCGGTCGGCACGCTGCTGCCCGCGGCCGTGCAGCGGCAGTACGACCTGATCGGGTTCGACCCGCGGGGCGTCGGGCAGAGTTCCCCGCTCGGCTGTGGTCTGACCGACGACGAACAGAACTGGGAACACGCCTACACGGACCGGACTTTCGCGAAGGACGTGGCGTGGGCCCGGACGGTTGCCGACAAGTGCCAGGCCAAGGAGGGTGACACGCTGCCGTACATCACCACCCGCAACACCGCGCGCGACCTGGACGTCATCCGTGCGGTGCTGGGCGAGAAGAAGATCTCCTACCTGGGGTACTCCTACGGCACCTACCTCGGCGCCGTCTACACGCAGATGTTCCCGCAGCGGGCCGACCGGGTCGTACTGGACAGTGCGGTCGACCCAACGACGATCTGGCGGGGCACGTTCCAGGGGTGGGCGAAGGGAGCCGAGCTCGACTTCACGAGGTGGACCAAGTGGGCCGCCGAGCGCAACGCCACCTATCGGCTGGGCGCCACACCGGCCAAGGTCCGCAAGACCTTCTGGGACCTGGTCGCCCAAGCCGACCGCAAGCCCATCCCCACCGTGGGAGCACCCCTCACCGGTGACGACCTCCGCCTCGGGTACGACGCGTTCGTCCACGTCGAGACCGCCACCCCCTGGATCGCCGAGCTGAAGGAGGCGGCCGCGGTCGGAAAGCCCGCCCCGGCCGGCCCGACCACGCCGACCCCGTACCCCGCTCCGCCGACCTTCGCCCACAGCGTTCCCGCGGACAACGCCGGCGTCGCGGCCTGGGCCATCTTCTGCGGCGACACCAGCAGTTGGCCGCGCGACCCCGAGCAGTACCGCCGCGACGCGAGCCGCGACAAGGCCCGGTACCCGTTGTACGGCGATGCCGGGTCCAACATCCAGCCGTGCGCCTTCTGGAAGTCCGCGGGCAGTGAGCCCACCACCGTGGTGAACAACGACGCCAGCGTGCTCATCCTGCAGAACCAGTGGGACTCCCGGACGCCGCTGGCCATGGCGCAGGGCATGCACCGGGCCCTGCGCGGCTCCCGGATGGTCACGGTCGCCGGTGGCGAGGGGCACGGTGTCCTCGGCGTCACCAAGTCCTGCGCGGACGCGAGCGCCACGGCCTACCTGACCACCGGCAGGCTCCCGGCGGAGGACCAGACCTGCTCAAGCTAG
- a CDS encoding GNAT family N-acetyltransferase: MLTATDVAAASAAWMWAPDDAEVVEGDGFTIVRLPEHFAWDLSVLAFTPTGPLGPAVDAVIERARAFEVPVLDWEVGLGAPAGLAAELTGRGGQVKLIAEVLARDLSQDVPALPPTTADLTMRWATDFETARDGSAVAVTGFGGTLPPDARIEAAADKHAAAVPAGGGGMLVAYADGAPVGFGSVSLVDGVARLSGAVVMPAARGRGIYRALLDARLSYAATHGATMALVKGNMDTSAPILRKAGFTSFGQEPIYAVPLR; this comes from the coding sequence ATGTTAACAGCTACTGATGTTGCGGCCGCGAGTGCGGCCTGGATGTGGGCCCCGGACGATGCCGAGGTCGTCGAGGGCGACGGGTTCACGATCGTGCGGCTGCCCGAGCATTTCGCCTGGGACCTCTCGGTGCTCGCCTTCACGCCGACCGGGCCGCTCGGTCCGGCCGTGGACGCGGTCATTGAGCGGGCGCGAGCGTTCGAAGTGCCGGTGCTGGATTGGGAGGTGGGGCTCGGCGCTCCGGCCGGGCTGGCCGCCGAGCTGACAGGGCGCGGCGGGCAGGTGAAGCTGATCGCGGAGGTCCTGGCCAGGGACCTGAGCCAGGACGTGCCCGCGCTGCCACCGACCACGGCGGACCTGACGATGCGGTGGGCGACGGACTTCGAGACCGCGCGGGACGGATCGGCGGTCGCGGTCACCGGGTTCGGTGGGACGCTGCCGCCCGACGCGCGGATCGAGGCAGCGGCCGACAAGCACGCGGCCGCCGTCCCGGCAGGCGGTGGCGGCATGCTGGTCGCCTACGCGGACGGGGCGCCGGTCGGGTTCGGCTCCGTCTCGCTGGTGGACGGCGTCGCGCGGCTGTCGGGCGCGGTCGTGATGCCCGCCGCGCGCGGCCGGGGCATCTACCGGGCGCTCCTCGACGCGCGGCTGTCCTACGCGGCGACGCACGGCGCGACGATGGCCCTGGTGAAGGGGAACATGGACACCTCGGCCCCGATCCTGCGCAAGGCGGGCTTCACGTCCTTCGGTCAGGAGCCGATCTACGCCGTCCCGCTGCGCTGA
- a CDS encoding S9 family peptidase — MLTAELVVDMAAPVAPAISPDGRLVAYGVVANSGRNGHPHSSVWVAAADGSAAPRRLTDGTARDAAPKWAPDSASLYFTSDREERGTAQLQRILPDGDEDIAEAESLTRWRGGICDHYPLADGRTVALLAEDEPTAEDERREAEGDDAKVWGRHLPVTRLRLLDMATGVARTVDGLGDRHVVEVTQRPDGGPLAVLSWATPELDPGVTAARLHLVAPETGAVQDLGPVGFEAQSPVWWNHDGEWHLAHLAVTPGHLVGALAVIDTVPPAPGSTVEQRNLTVGLSVCPTELVQVADGPPLALFADGLDTALYRLDPPSLRFHRLSCAPGTLAGLTASHSGETLAVLMSTAREPKNVHAGPTGGPMLRLSDTSPELGRIRWGVQERLSYQASNGLQLDGLLILPAGRTREEGPFPLVTLVHGGPYFRHADEFALTVVDCGQWLATAGYAVFLANPRGGSGHGHEFAAVVAGAVGGDEWTDILAGIDLLVAEGVADPERLGISGWSHGGFMAAWAIGQTERFKAAVMGAGISDWGVQAGTGDWGTMDATLGGSTGWNGPGPHVHDRNSPISYASRIRTPVLILHGEEDTNVPLGQAVHLHRALRHFGVEHEFVVYPREGHGLHERAHQLDALRRIRAWYDRWL; from the coding sequence ATGCTCACCGCGGAACTGGTGGTGGACATGGCCGCCCCCGTGGCGCCGGCCATCTCGCCGGACGGTCGCCTGGTCGCCTACGGCGTGGTCGCGAACAGCGGAAGGAACGGACATCCGCACAGCTCTGTCTGGGTCGCCGCCGCCGATGGCAGCGCAGCCCCGCGCAGGCTGACCGACGGCACGGCCCGCGACGCCGCCCCGAAGTGGGCGCCGGACTCGGCTTCTCTGTATTTCACCTCCGACCGCGAGGAGCGGGGCACCGCTCAACTCCAGCGGATCCTTCCGGACGGCGACGAGGACATCGCCGAGGCAGAGTCCCTGACCAGGTGGCGCGGGGGCATCTGCGACCACTACCCGCTCGCCGACGGCCGCACCGTCGCGCTGCTCGCCGAGGACGAGCCCACCGCGGAGGACGAACGCCGGGAGGCCGAGGGAGACGACGCGAAGGTCTGGGGCCGGCACCTCCCGGTCACCCGGCTGCGCCTGCTTGACATGGCGACGGGCGTGGCCCGCACCGTGGACGGCCTCGGGGACCGCCATGTCGTGGAGGTGACCCAGCGTCCGGACGGCGGCCCGCTGGCCGTGTTGAGCTGGGCCACCCCCGAGCTCGATCCCGGCGTCACGGCGGCAAGACTGCATCTGGTCGCCCCGGAGACGGGAGCCGTCCAGGACCTGGGCCCAGTCGGATTCGAGGCCCAGTCCCCGGTCTGGTGGAATCACGACGGTGAATGGCATCTGGCCCACCTGGCGGTGACCCCTGGGCACTTGGTAGGCGCGCTCGCCGTGATCGACACGGTTCCGCCGGCGCCCGGCTCGACCGTCGAACAGCGCAATCTCACGGTCGGCCTGTCCGTCTGCCCCACCGAGCTGGTGCAGGTCGCCGACGGGCCGCCGCTGGCGCTGTTCGCCGACGGGCTGGATACCGCGCTGTACCGGCTCGACCCGCCGTCGCTACGGTTCCACCGATTGTCCTGCGCGCCCGGCACGCTCGCCGGGCTCACCGCGAGTCACTCCGGAGAGACCCTCGCCGTGCTGATGAGCACCGCGCGCGAGCCCAAGAACGTCCACGCGGGACCCACGGGCGGGCCGATGCTCCGGCTCAGCGACACCAGTCCCGAACTGGGCAGGATCCGCTGGGGTGTTCAGGAACGGCTCAGCTACCAGGCGTCCAACGGACTCCAGTTGGACGGCCTGCTGATCCTGCCTGCCGGCCGGACTCGGGAGGAGGGTCCGTTCCCGCTCGTCACCCTGGTCCACGGCGGCCCTTACTTCCGCCATGCCGACGAGTTCGCTCTCACTGTGGTCGACTGCGGCCAGTGGCTGGCGACCGCCGGATACGCGGTCTTCCTGGCCAACCCCCGGGGCGGGTCGGGCCACGGCCATGAATTCGCCGCCGTGGTGGCGGGCGCGGTGGGCGGCGACGAGTGGACCGACATCCTCGCCGGGATCGACCTGCTGGTCGCCGAGGGAGTCGCCGATCCCGAACGGTTGGGCATCTCCGGCTGGAGCCACGGCGGTTTCATGGCGGCCTGGGCCATCGGCCAAACCGAGCGGTTCAAGGCCGCCGTGATGGGCGCCGGCATCAGCGACTGGGGCGTGCAGGCCGGGACCGGCGACTGGGGAACCATGGACGCGACGCTCGGCGGCAGCACCGGTTGGAACGGGCCGGGACCGCACGTCCACGACCGGAACAGCCCGATCTCTTACGCGTCCCGGATCCGCACCCCGGTCCTGATCCTGCACGGCGAAGAGGACACCAACGTCCCACTCGGCCAGGCGGTCCACCTCCATCGCGCACTGCGCCACTTCGGCGTCGAGCACGAGTTCGTCGTCTACCCCCGAGAGGGCCACGGGCTTCACGAACGCGCCCATCAACTCGACGCCCTCCGGCGTATCCGCGCCTGGTACGACCGCTGGCTGTAG
- a CDS encoding GNAT family N-acetyltransferase encodes MTTALTEPTPRVPDGYAVGAEEADGIIHVRVRTTEGDVAAAGYATVTDGVAVMDRVATYPEHQRRGLGTLVMDTLAATAVERGAHTAVLGATDEGRALYESLGWTLLAPLGGLRPPALRRGPASLHSEWIRTLRHRSAVDRCGTCKCTTAQEIRRAGTTSGVGHMPELTWAISRTPSRSIATETVQNECGCVCRIGQAVTLTP; translated from the coding sequence ATGACCACCGCCCTGACGGAACCCACCCCGCGGGTGCCGGACGGCTACGCCGTGGGTGCCGAGGAGGCCGACGGCATCATCCACGTCCGGGTGCGCACCACCGAGGGCGATGTTGCCGCCGCCGGATACGCGACCGTTACCGACGGCGTGGCGGTCATGGACCGGGTCGCCACCTACCCCGAGCACCAGCGCCGCGGCCTGGGCACGCTGGTGATGGACACCCTGGCCGCCACCGCCGTCGAGCGCGGCGCCCACACTGCCGTCCTGGGCGCGACCGACGAGGGCCGAGCCCTCTATGAGTCACTCGGCTGGACTCTGCTCGCCCCCCTTGGCGGGCTTCGTCCACCAGCCTTGAGACGTGGCCCGGCGTCCCTCCACAGCGAGTGGATCAGAACGCTCCGGCACCGCTCGGCAGTTGATCGGTGTGGGACTTGCAAGTGCACAACGGCCCAGGAGATCCGTCGTGCTGGCACAACGTCAGGAGTCGGACACATGCCGGAGCTGACCTGGGCGATTAGCCGAACTCCGAGCCGATCAATCGCGACCGAAACCGTCCAGAACGAGTGCGGTTGCGTGTGTCGGATCGGGCAAGCAGTAACACTGACACCATGA
- a CDS encoding NAD(P)/FAD-dependent oxidoreductase codes for MQHRIIVLGAGYTGAIAAGRLARRLHREDVAITLVNAEPDFVERVRLHQLAVGQDLKPRPFSEMLAGTGVELKLAKVTGIDVERRTVAVTNVTTTEELEELEEELAYDTLVYALGSGWTDQGVPGTAEHAHEIAGRPGALRLRERLARLDAGQPVLVVGGGLTGLEAAAEIAEARPDLDVALATHGGLGARLSPKGRRHLRKVFDKLGITVHEQVAVTGVEADRVATADGTAIPAAVTVWTAGFAVHPMAKATTLEVTGTGQIVVDGTMRSLSHPDVYAIGDAAMVTGPGGKPLRMSCASGIPTAWLAADGIAARLTGGKLPKVPIRYFNQCISLGRGEGLIQYVTADDRAVRAALTGRIAAGYKELVCKGAAWSVANPTLGMPSRRRRVVQRQTRTGSTVQATA; via the coding sequence ATGCAGCACCGGATCATCGTTCTGGGAGCCGGATACACCGGAGCCATCGCCGCCGGGCGGCTCGCCAGGCGGCTGCACCGCGAGGACGTCGCCATCACCCTCGTCAACGCCGAGCCCGACTTCGTCGAGCGCGTCCGGCTGCACCAGCTGGCGGTCGGTCAGGACCTCAAGCCCCGGCCGTTCAGCGAGATGCTCGCGGGCACCGGGGTCGAGCTGAAGCTCGCGAAGGTCACCGGCATCGACGTCGAGCGCAGGACCGTCGCCGTCACGAACGTGACGACCACCGAGGAGCTCGAGGAGCTCGAGGAGGAGCTGGCGTACGACACCCTCGTGTACGCCCTCGGCAGCGGCTGGACCGACCAGGGCGTCCCCGGCACCGCCGAGCACGCCCACGAGATCGCCGGCCGCCCCGGAGCACTGCGCCTGCGCGAACGCCTGGCCCGCCTGGACGCCGGGCAGCCCGTCCTCGTCGTCGGCGGCGGGCTCACCGGCCTGGAGGCGGCCGCCGAGATCGCCGAGGCCCGCCCGGACCTCGACGTCGCCCTCGCCACCCACGGCGGCCTCGGCGCCCGGCTCTCGCCCAAGGGCCGCCGGCACCTGCGGAAGGTCTTCGACAAGCTCGGCATCACGGTGCACGAGCAGGTCGCCGTCACCGGCGTCGAGGCCGACCGCGTGGCCACCGCCGACGGCACGGCCATCCCGGCAGCGGTCACGGTGTGGACCGCGGGCTTCGCGGTCCACCCGATGGCGAAGGCCACCACCCTGGAGGTCACCGGCACAGGCCAGATAGTGGTCGACGGGACCATGCGCTCACTCTCGCACCCGGACGTGTACGCGATCGGCGACGCGGCCATGGTGACGGGCCCCGGCGGCAAGCCGCTGCGCATGTCGTGCGCCTCGGGCATCCCCACGGCCTGGCTGGCCGCGGACGGCATCGCGGCGCGCCTGACGGGCGGGAAGCTCCCGAAGGTGCCGATCCGCTACTTCAACCAGTGCATCTCACTGGGCCGCGGCGAAGGCCTGATCCAGTACGTCACCGCCGACGACCGCGCGGTCCGGGCGGCCCTGACCGGACGGATCGCCGCCGGCTACAAGGAACTGGTCTGCAAGGGCGCGGCCTGGAGCGTCGCCAACCCGACTCTCGGGATGCCGTCCCGGCGCCGCCGCGTCGTGCAGCGGCAGACCCGCACGGGCTCGACCGTGCAGGCGACGGCCTGA
- a CDS encoding helix-turn-helix transcriptional regulator, whose amino-acid sequence MTGPASQAAQELAARIVALPARTAESVRAAVEQALTDGTALRLSYADAQGRESDRLVEPAGLLTADGKWYLIAWCRTRRAGRGFRLDRITAATPTGEQAQAHDLAGLLLGSAAAGAVRPSALASLTARS is encoded by the coding sequence ATGACCGGTCCCGCCTCGCAGGCGGCCCAGGAACTCGCCGCACGGATCGTCGCGCTGCCGGCTCGGACCGCCGAGTCGGTCCGAGCCGCAGTGGAGCAGGCCCTCACCGACGGCACGGCGCTGCGCCTGTCCTACGCCGACGCGCAAGGCCGGGAGAGCGACCGCCTGGTGGAACCGGCCGGGCTGCTCACCGCCGACGGCAAGTGGTACCTCATCGCCTGGTGCCGCACCCGGCGGGCCGGCCGGGGCTTCCGGCTGGACCGCATCACCGCGGCGACTCCGACCGGCGAGCAGGCGCAGGCCCATGACCTGGCCGGCCTGCTGCTCGGCTCGGCCGCCGCCGGCGCGGTGCGGCCCAGCGCGCTGGCTTCCCTCACGGCGCGCTCTTGA
- a CDS encoding GNAT family N-acetyltransferase — MNSVMITRVGETQWQAVTRNLIVGHGDVSQRPDGRLFVSIDVWQDEVFDQLAAAMLADLTDPLHTLVGEADLDLKSRWEQAGFTAARREREYVLPTDPSETVVDAVRPAAGVTSPAGVTVLPAGEADEGLLRALDRAIREEVEATVGWQTMPAEVLPRPAGAMVLDPSKYTVAVRNGRYVGLVRVVPVRRRARIGLIAVRADQHRQGVGRALLAHALGSLHRAGIDSAWAEVDESNTAAIALFEGLGARRAGSTIELVRR; from the coding sequence ATGAACTCTGTGATGATCACCCGGGTCGGCGAGACCCAGTGGCAGGCCGTGACCCGCAATCTGATCGTCGGCCACGGCGATGTCTCGCAGCGGCCCGACGGGCGGCTCTTCGTCAGCATCGACGTGTGGCAGGACGAGGTCTTCGACCAGCTCGCCGCCGCCATGCTGGCGGACCTGACGGACCCCCTCCACACCCTGGTCGGCGAGGCCGACCTTGACCTCAAGTCCCGCTGGGAGCAGGCCGGTTTCACCGCCGCACGGCGCGAGCGGGAGTACGTTCTGCCGACCGACCCGAGCGAGACCGTGGTCGACGCGGTGCGGCCGGCGGCGGGTGTGACCTCGCCGGCGGGTGTGACGGTCCTGCCCGCCGGAGAGGCGGACGAAGGCCTGCTGCGTGCCCTGGACCGCGCGATTCGCGAGGAGGTCGAGGCCACCGTCGGCTGGCAGACCATGCCGGCCGAGGTGCTGCCCCGCCCGGCCGGGGCGATGGTGCTGGATCCGTCGAAGTACACGGTGGCGGTGCGGAACGGCCGGTACGTGGGGCTGGTCCGCGTGGTGCCGGTCCGCCGCCGCGCGCGGATCGGCCTGATCGCGGTGCGGGCCGACCAGCACCGCCAGGGCGTCGGGCGGGCGCTGCTGGCCCACGCGCTGGGCTCGCTGCACCGTGCCGGGATCGACTCCGCCTGGGCCGAGGTGGACGAGTCCAACACCGCCGCGATCGCGCTGTTCGAGGGCCTCGGCGCCCGTCGGGCCGGCAGCACCATCGAACTGGTGCGTCGCTGA
- the infA gene encoding translation initiation factor IF-1 produces the protein MPRTSKGLEIEGSVVECLRNATFKVELQNGHQVLAHISGKIRKNYIKILPFDRVLVELSPYDLTRGRILYRYRN, from the coding sequence TTGCCAAGAACATCGAAGGGCCTGGAGATCGAGGGCAGCGTGGTCGAATGCCTGCGCAACGCCACTTTCAAGGTGGAGCTCCAGAACGGGCACCAGGTGCTCGCACACATCAGCGGGAAGATCCGCAAGAACTACATCAAGATCCTGCCGTTCGACCGGGTGCTCGTGGAGCTCAGCCCGTATGACCTGACCCGCGGCCGGATCCTGTACCGCTACCGGAACTGA
- a CDS encoding sorbitol dehydrogenase family protein, with protein sequence MTITWERGMTTVAEFLALSSALTGFSPAELRGTGMVGAYQALVVQQAGAEPLDRLTATVARGGIGPSAFGDGPERELAQAIAQLWYLGTWPGLGGSTAPERDPAFVVSARAYAEGLVWRTFGGHAPSTAAPGHGSWSHPPADPA encoded by the coding sequence ATGACGATCACTTGGGAGCGCGGAATGACGACGGTGGCGGAGTTCCTGGCCCTGTCCTCCGCTCTGACCGGCTTCAGCCCGGCGGAGCTGCGCGGGACGGGCATGGTCGGCGCCTACCAGGCGCTGGTGGTCCAGCAGGCGGGCGCGGAGCCCCTCGACCGGCTCACGGCCACCGTGGCCAGAGGCGGCATCGGCCCGTCGGCGTTCGGTGACGGGCCGGAACGGGAACTGGCGCAGGCGATAGCCCAGTTGTGGTACCTCGGCACCTGGCCGGGGCTCGGCGGCAGCACGGCCCCGGAGCGGGACCCGGCGTTCGTGGTCTCCGCGCGCGCCTACGCCGAGGGCCTGGTCTGGCGGACGTTCGGCGGGCACGCCCCGAGCACCGCCGCACCGGGGCACGGCAGTTGGTCGCACCCGCCGGCGGACCCGGCGTGA
- a CDS encoding GMC family oxidoreductase encodes MTAPGGRRWDVIVVGAGFAGSLVAKVLGDRGWRVLVLEAGAGATDAGPDRALEAYRTALVKSPNSPYPTSPSAPSPDVPDLTGRPDGGYRAHGYLVQRGPLPYASGYLRANGGTGLAWTGLAPRMHPEDFRAGDFGHGRNWPIGYQDLEPYYRAAEHELGVAADADEQREAVGLPFPDGYRFPMRAIPRSHLDHVMAEALDGRSVRDREARVRLRVTTTPHARNGVPDPGHDGGAGYRPDGGRCVGHASCVPICPSGAKYTPLRTQARWAPSVALVTDAVVTRVRIAANGRAGGVDYLAHDGRTHTVEAELVVLAAHAIENAKLLLLSDAANRSDQVGRNLMDHPVLLTWGLMKHQIGPYRGPGSTSGLEGFRFGPARARRAPFRVEIGNWGWTWALGPPDLRVAELLRTGGPDGRGLFGAELRRTLGDRVGREFAFQFEMEQDADPANRVTLDPRHRDRLGLPRPVVHYDLSDWVKRGIAAAKGVSDQLMGLLGAEDRTRFEPGPAWPGYFEHEGRPYAYRAAGHGAGTHIMGDSPATSVVDQWQRCWDHSNLYAVGCGSMPTVATSNPSLTMAALALRSADRMHQDLLARHRPIRLKRAFEGADLP; translated from the coding sequence GTGACCGCGCCCGGGGGCCGCCGCTGGGACGTGATCGTGGTCGGCGCCGGTTTCGCCGGCAGCCTGGTCGCCAAGGTGCTCGGCGACCGCGGCTGGCGCGTCCTGGTGCTGGAGGCCGGAGCGGGCGCGACGGATGCCGGGCCCGACCGCGCCCTGGAGGCGTACCGGACGGCGCTGGTCAAGTCGCCGAACTCGCCCTACCCGACCAGCCCTTCCGCACCCTCGCCGGACGTCCCCGACCTCACCGGCCGCCCGGACGGCGGTTACCGGGCGCACGGGTACCTGGTGCAGCGCGGCCCGCTGCCGTACGCCAGCGGCTACCTGCGGGCCAACGGCGGTACGGGGCTTGCCTGGACGGGCCTGGCGCCGCGCATGCACCCCGAGGACTTCCGGGCGGGCGACTTCGGGCACGGGCGCAACTGGCCGATCGGGTACCAGGATCTGGAGCCGTACTACCGAGCGGCCGAGCACGAGCTCGGAGTCGCCGCCGACGCCGACGAGCAGCGCGAGGCCGTCGGCCTGCCGTTCCCGGACGGCTACCGGTTCCCGATGCGGGCGATCCCGCGCAGCCATCTCGACCACGTCATGGCCGAGGCGCTGGACGGCCGGTCCGTGCGCGACCGCGAGGCGCGGGTGCGGCTCCGGGTCACCACAACGCCCCATGCCCGCAACGGCGTTCCCGATCCCGGGCACGACGGCGGCGCCGGCTACCGGCCCGACGGCGGCCGGTGCGTCGGGCACGCCAGTTGCGTGCCCATCTGCCCGTCGGGCGCGAAGTACACCCCGCTGCGGACCCAGGCCCGCTGGGCACCGTCCGTCGCCCTGGTCACCGACGCGGTCGTCACCCGGGTCCGGATCGCCGCCAACGGCCGTGCCGGCGGCGTCGATTACCTGGCGCACGACGGCCGCACGCACACCGTCGAAGCCGAGCTGGTGGTGCTGGCCGCGCACGCCATCGAGAACGCCAAGCTCCTGCTGCTCTCCGATGCGGCGAACCGCAGCGACCAGGTCGGCCGCAACCTCATGGACCATCCCGTGCTGCTCACCTGGGGTCTGATGAAGCATCAGATCGGGCCGTACCGGGGGCCGGGGTCGACCTCCGGGCTGGAGGGCTTCCGCTTCGGGCCCGCCCGGGCCCGGCGGGCGCCGTTCCGCGTCGAAATCGGCAACTGGGGCTGGACTTGGGCGCTCGGCCCGCCCGATCTGCGAGTCGCCGAACTGCTGCGCACCGGCGGCCCGGACGGCCGCGGCCTGTTCGGCGCCGAGCTGCGCCGCACGCTCGGCGACCGGGTGGGACGGGAGTTCGCGTTCCAGTTCGAGATGGAGCAGGACGCCGACCCCGCCAACCGGGTCACCCTCGACCCCCGCCACCGCGACCGGCTCGGCCTGCCCCGCCCGGTCGTCCACTACGACCTGTCCGACTGGGTCAAGCGCGGGATCGCCGCCGCCAAGGGCGTCTCGGACCAGCTGATGGGCCTGCTCGGCGCCGAGGACCGCACCCGCTTCGAGCCGGGTCCCGCCTGGCCCGGCTACTTCGAGCACGAGGGCCGGCCGTACGCCTACCGGGCGGCCGGCCACGGTGCCGGCACCCACATCATGGGCGACTCCCCCGCCACCTCCGTCGTCGACCAGTGGCAGCGCTGCTGGGACCACTCGAACCTCTATGCGGTCGGCTGCGGTTCGATGCCCACGGTCGCCACCTCCAACCCCTCGCTCACCATGGCGGCCCTCGCCCTGCGCAGCGCCGACCGCATGCACCAGGACCTGCTCGCCCGCCACCGGCCGATCCGCCTCAAGCGCGCCTTCGAAGGAGCCGACCTCCCGTGA